CCGGACTGCGTCACGAGGGTCTCGTATCGCGCTCGTCGAAGGCTGTCACTAGCTTCGTCGAACTCGTCGAATTCCTTCGCGTAGCGCGCACTCCGCAGTTTGACCCGTTTTGCCCCCCAGCGTATCCTCGGAAGACGTTGGCAGCGCGTCGCCTTACCTTTGCACTCCTCTTGGGAGCGCTCGTCACGTGTCTGTTCGTGGCCTGCGCGAAGGACGCCGGCATCGAAGACGTGGGCAAGGGCAAACCCGACGCCAGCACCGACGGCTCCGGTGGAGCCTCGGGTGGGGGCGGCAGCGGCGCCGTGGGCGGCATCGGCGCCAGCGACGGCGGCTGGCCCATCGGCAAGTTCGGCTCGCCCTGTCAGCTCGACGACCACTGCGAAGGCGATCTGATCTGCGTGAACATCGGCCAAGGCGCCCCGGCGCTCACCTGTGTCACGCCGTGCGACGAGTCCAAGGCCTGCCCCAACGGCGCCTACTGCGCCTTCCACCCGGACAAGGGCTATCTGTGCGTTCCGGACAAGGGCAACCAGTGCGACAAGTGCATCACCAACGCGGACTGCCAGAACGTCGGTGACGTGTGCACTCCGTCGCCCAACGTCGACCGCTTCTGCGCGCGGGACTGCTCCTTCGATGGACAGTGCCCCTCGGGCATGACCTGCGTGACGGCGGACGGCTACCCGCCGGGATTGCCGGGCACGGGCGGCTCCGGCGCTGCGGACGCGGGGGTCGGAGAGGCCGGCCCCCCGAGCAAGACGCCCCGCATCTGCGTGCCGCAGAACGACGAGAGCTGTCCCTGCAATTCCGACCGCGACGGCGTCAAGCGGCGCTGCACGCAGACGTCGGGCACACTGGTGTGCGAAGGCACCGAGGCCTGCAATGGCTCCTCCGGAAAGTGGGAAGGCTGCACCGCGGGCACTCCGCAACCGGAGACCTGCGACGGCGCGGACAACGACTGCAACGGCACTCCGGACGACGGCACCCCGGCCGAGCTGTGCGCTTCCCAGGGCAATCCGGTTCACGCGACCTGGGCCTGTAACGTGGGCGTGTGCGAAATCGCTTCCTGCGACTCCGGCTGGGTGAACTATCCGCCCACCCTCCCGCCCTCCGCCGGCTGCCCCTGCGAGATCGGCGCGGACGAGCCCAACAACAGCTGCGGCAACGCCACCGCCGCGGGCAGCGTGACGGACGCCAACACGACCGCGCTGAACATCACCGGCCGCCTCACCAGCGACGCCGACGAGGACTGGTACAGCTTCGACACGGTGGACAGCGACGAGGGCTCCACCAACTCGTACCACATCAAGATCGGCTTCTCGGCGCCGGCCAACAACAGCGAGTTCGTCTTCGACGTGGTGCGCGGCGCGTGCAAGGTGCCCGACGCCAAGCACTCCAACCTCACGGACTACGACTGGTGCGTGGACGGCTCCAAGGGCACCGACCTGGGCGAGAAGTCCTGCGGCCCCACCGCACCGATCCACTGCGGCCCCCATGGCAAGAAGTACCACGTGCGCGTGAAGCGAGCGATCGGCGTGGCCGGGACCTGCGCGCAGTACACGCTGACGGTCACCGCCAAGGGCGGCGGCACCTGCGACTTCAGCCAGACGTGCGATCCGCAGGTAGACGAGAACCTGTGAGACCCAGGCGCTCGAACAGCGTCTGCAGCATCCGGTAGGTGAGCCCCCAAACGATGCGGCCCCCCACGTCCCAACCGGGCAGGTCGAGGTCCGTGCCTTCCATGCGGTAGCGGACCGTGGTCGCGGTTTCCCCGCTGGCCAGCGAATCCAGCGGGACCCACAGCGCCTCTTCCACTTCGTGATTGGGCGAAAGGGGCGGATCTTCGCTCACGGTGAAGACGAACGGCGCGATGGTGATGCCGGCGCGGCGGCCGCGGGCGATGGCCGGCAAGTCGTCGAGCCGTCCCACCAGGGTGCCCACGCGCGCGAGGTCCACGCCGACCTCCTCCAGCGTTTCGCGAGTGGCGGTGTGGAGCAGGTCGACGTCGCTTTCGTCGTGGCGCCCGCCGGGGAAGGCCATGTGCCCGCTCCACGGATCGCGGTCGTTCTTCGCGCGAAGGATCAGCAGCACCTCGACGCCGCTGTCCGCGGCGCGCAGCACTATGGCGACCGCCGCGTAGCGCTCGCCTTCGGGAGGAACGGACGGTCCTCGGCCCGTGCCCTGGGCGAGGGCGCGGACCACGCCGTGGATGTCGAGTGGGGTCACTGGGTCAGGTCGCGAGCGATCACCAGCCGTTGGATCTCGCTCGTGCCCTCGTAGATGGTGGTCACGCGCACGTCCCGCAAGTAGCGCTCCACCGGAAACTCCCGCGTGTAGCCGTAGCCACCGTGCACCTGCATGGCGCGATTGCAGATGCGCTGTGCCGCCTCACTGGCGAACAGCTTGGCCATCGAGGCCTGCCGCGTGAAGGGCGCCTTGGCTTGCTTGAGGCTGGCCGCCCGCAGCACCAAGAGGCGCGCCGCCTCGAGCTCCGTTTGGCTGTCCGCGAGCATCCACTGGATGGCCTGGAAGGCCGCGATGGGCTTGCCGAAGGCGTGTCGATCCTTGGCGTACTCCGTGGCCGCTTCCAGCGCTGCGGTGCCGATCCCCACGGCTTGCGAGCCGATGCCGATGCGACCGCCGTCGAGCGCCATCATCGCGATGCGGAAGCCCATGCCCTCCTCACCCAGGAGCGCGCTCTCGGGCACGCGGCAGTCCTCGAAGGTGAGGGGCACGGTGTTCGAGCCGCGCAGGCCGAGCTTGTCTTCGGGCTTGCCGATGCCGAGGCCGGGTGTGTCCTTGTCCACCAAGAAGCACGAAATGCCCTTGGGCCCCGGTCCTCCGGTGCGCGCCCACACGACCGTGACGCCTGCGTAGGCGCCGTTGGTGATCCACTGCTTCTCGCCGTTCAGCACCCAGCCGTCCCCGCTGCGTTCGGCGCGGGTGGTCATGGCGCCGGGATCGCTGCCCACCGCGGGCTCCGACAGCGCGAAGGCGCCGGTCACGTGCTGTCCGCTGGTGATGGCGGGGAGATGACGATCGCGCTGCGCGTCGTTGCCGAAGGCTTGGATCACCTCGGCGACCATGTTGGTGACCGCCATGGCCACCGCCGTGGACGCGCAGGCGCGTGCCACTTCCATCATGGCCACGGCGTAGGCCACGACTCCCGCCTCGGCACCGCCGTACTCGCTCCGGACGTTGACGCCCAGGAGCCCCAGCTCCGCCAGCCCCTGCAAGAGGTCCGTGGGGAACGCTTCGGTGCGGTCCAACTCTGCCGCTCGGGGTGCAATCTTCGCCGTGGCAAAATCGCGAGCGGTCTTCTGGACCATCCGTTCGCTGTCCGAGAGCTCGAAGTCCATGGCGATGGTCTACTTGTGGGGCCGGCTCGGGGGCAAGTGAAGGTTTGCGACTTGATTCGCTCAGCACTAGCCTGGCGCGCGATGAAGCGACTGTCCCGCCTGCTCTTTCCGTTGCTGACCGTGGCCGCCCTGGGCGCTGCCCGCCCTGCATCCGCCTTGCCGGGCTTCTACGCCGGGAAGAAGGAAGCCAAGCGCCATTCCTACGCCACCCACGTCGTGCTGATGACGAAAGGGAACTACAGCGTCGTCACCGTGGCTCCGGACTACGACGGACCCCTGGATGCCTTCGCTCTGGTGATGCCGGTCCCCGCGGACGTGACCACCGAGCACGTGCAGACGCTCAAGCGAGAGTTCGTCGATCGCGTGGAGAACATCACCGCGCCCCGCTTTCACGAGTTCTGGGAGATGGATCCCTGCGAGCCGGGGCCGCCGGAGCAGATCTGGGAGCAGAGCATGAAGGCCAAGGCCGGTACCGCCTTCTTGGGCGGCGGCCCGGTGATCGGCGACCCGACCAAGAAGGTGGCCAAGGAGCTGTTCATCGACGTCAAGCCCAGCTTCAAAGAAGCCGAGGCGGAGTACGGCTACACCGTGCTCACCCCGGAGCAGAGCGGCAACGTCGCCGGCTGGCTCGAGGGCAAGGGTTACATCGCTCCGGCGGGCGCCAACGAAGCGGTGAAGCCGTACCTGGACAAGGGCATGACGCTGCTCGTCGCCGAGGTCGATCCGAAGCGCGTGGAGCTGGTGGGTGGCGACCGCGCGCAGCTGTCGCCCATTCGCTACTGGAGCGAAAAACCCATCACCACCATTCCCGCAAAGCTCGGCCTGTTGAACCTGGACGACAAGCAGGAGCTCTTCGTCTACGTGCTCGCGCCGGACAAGCGCTACGAGGCGAAGAACTACGACAACGTGTTCCCGCCCACGAACCTGTCGGTGGATTTCGTGGCGAAGGAGCGCATGGGCGAGCTGTACGCGGCCATCCACGACAAGCTGCTGGCCAAGAACCCAAAGGGCGTGCTGGACGAGTTCGCCTGGACCACCAAGGGTTGCGGTCGTCCCTGCGCCACGGAGCCGCTGATGCCGCACGAGCTCATGAGCCTGGGCGGAGACGTCCTCGAGCAAGGCGTTGCCGACGAGGAGAAGAATCCCGAGCCGCCCGAGCTCACGGAGAAAGAGCAGAAGGAATACGACGCCAAGGTCAAAGAGCTGAAGGGCAAGGAGAAGACCGAGTACAAGAAGACCTTCGAGGAAGAGCGCAAGGAGGTCGCACGGCGAAAGGCGCTGATCGCCCGCAACGTGTACGTGCTCTCGCGGCTGCACCACCGCTACGACGCCTCGAACCTGCCGACGGACATCGAGGTCGGCCCTGCGGAGCCGGTCGGTGGCGGCACCGGCATCCCCAAGGGTGAGGCGCACGAGCTGTCCACCGAGGTGAAACCCGCGAAGCGCAACGAGCTCCAGGTTCGCTTCAACTTCTTCCATCCTTGGAACGGCATGGTGAAGTGCGAAAAGCCGGAGCACTGGCGCTGGGGCAAGCCGCCGCGCACCTACCGCGGCCTGCGCAAGACCTGGGTGGCTACGGATCTCACGCGCAAGAACCGCAAGCAGATCGATCCGGACAAGGTCGTGTTCACCCCCGTACCCTCGATTGGCATCGCTGGCGCCACGCCGGATGGTGGCACCGCCGCAGATGGCGGAGACGCCGGCACGGAGGGCGCCGGCGACAAGAAGAAGAGCTGTGGTTGCTCGGTGCCCGGCGCGCCGGAGGCGCCCGGCCCGTCCGTGGTGCTGCTCTTGGCTGCGGGCGCCGTGGCTCTGTCTCGGCGTCGCCGTCGCTGAGCATTTGGGTGTCGGTCCGGCGCGAGCACGGCGTGCCCGCGCCGCCCCGACAAAATCAGCTTCGGAGGGCCAGGGTCCGGTGGCATCCTGATCCGCCATGGCCATCGCGGTCGAAGAGCTGAACGGGACGAACTGCAAGACCTACTTGCTGACGGCGGGGGACAGCGCCGCTTTGGTGGATCCGGTGCGCGAGCGCGTGCCGACCTACCTGGCGGAGCTCGAGCGGCGAGGGCTTTCCC
This portion of the Polyangiaceae bacterium genome encodes:
- a CDS encoding DUF2330 domain-containing protein, with translation MKRLSRLLFPLLTVAALGAARPASALPGFYAGKKEAKRHSYATHVVLMTKGNYSVVTVAPDYDGPLDAFALVMPVPADVTTEHVQTLKREFVDRVENITAPRFHEFWEMDPCEPGPPEQIWEQSMKAKAGTAFLGGGPVIGDPTKKVAKELFIDVKPSFKEAEAEYGYTVLTPEQSGNVAGWLEGKGYIAPAGANEAVKPYLDKGMTLLVAEVDPKRVELVGGDRAQLSPIRYWSEKPITTIPAKLGLLNLDDKQELFVYVLAPDKRYEAKNYDNVFPPTNLSVDFVAKERMGELYAAIHDKLLAKNPKGVLDEFAWTTKGCGRPCATEPLMPHELMSLGGDVLEQGVADEEKNPEPPELTEKEQKEYDAKVKELKGKEKTEYKKTFEEERKEVARRKALIARNVYVLSRLHHRYDASNLPTDIEVGPAEPVGGGTGIPKGEAHELSTEVKPAKRNELQVRFNFFHPWNGMVKCEKPEHWRWGKPPRTYRGLRKTWVATDLTRKNRKQIDPDKVVFTPVPSIGIAGATPDGGTAADGGDAGTEGAGDKKKSCGCSVPGAPEAPGPSVVLLLAAGAVALSRRRRR
- a CDS encoding CoA pyrophosphatase encodes the protein MTPLDIHGVVRALAQGTGRGPSVPPEGERYAAVAIVLRAADSGVEVLLILRAKNDRDPWSGHMAFPGGRHDESDVDLLHTATRETLEEVGVDLARVGTLVGRLDDLPAIARGRRAGITIAPFVFTVSEDPPLSPNHEVEEALWVPLDSLASGETATTVRYRMEGTDLDLPGWDVGGRIVWGLTYRMLQTLFERLGLTGSRLPADRTSG
- a CDS encoding acyl-CoA dehydrogenase family protein, which translates into the protein MDFELSDSERMVQKTARDFATAKIAPRAAELDRTEAFPTDLLQGLAELGLLGVNVRSEYGGAEAGVVAYAVAMMEVARACASTAVAMAVTNMVAEVIQAFGNDAQRDRHLPAITSGQHVTGAFALSEPAVGSDPGAMTTRAERSGDGWVLNGEKQWITNGAYAGVTVVWARTGGPGPKGISCFLVDKDTPGLGIGKPEDKLGLRGSNTVPLTFEDCRVPESALLGEEGMGFRIAMMALDGGRIGIGSQAVGIGTAALEAATEYAKDRHAFGKPIAAFQAIQWMLADSQTELEAARLLVLRAASLKQAKAPFTRQASMAKLFASEAAQRICNRAMQVHGGYGYTREFPVERYLRDVRVTTIYEGTSEIQRLVIARDLTQ